A window of Desulfobacterales bacterium contains these coding sequences:
- a CDS encoding translocation/assembly module TamB domain-containing protein: MNKEQTKRKLRPWMVVTGGLLALIVCGLLLLQSPLVLSRVEQGIKNAVESRLKVRFHIGKLSGNPLAGLTLHDVRFVDPVSETAVFSIDRIEAAYSLPMLLAGVFRVNHLAVDGLSADIRQFNERHWNLWAFTPRKNNADSPDDSGSNDLSINIRDLVLTNATLTIAPLNDSNGRFRKFRSAECRTDLKIGKTIQADIGHLAFDMAAPRISVIKSSMRVDYDYQNADIKVKNGRVETRQSEIRIDSRIRFVPNGPRYDVAADFGSLAVAELSRLFAADSAEQGKFSGRLQFSGLPGDLSHDLLLRYSESEIKSSGRLNLESFKDTGMDITGTMRRFNPAKFPFLELKQVPGTIDAAFVFKGSHLGQASRKGRLDMAVDSAEVFDRPIDQAEIRAKFLGGDLMISQVSAQTPYGDISGTGNITGLLDAEKDKRFDITGTLQALRPAAIFPQSLPDLATELNLKFKAYAFLPQTFSLAESFVRVSADIQPSVIYDAAVTQGRVSALLEPHQITVDHLSVEADAGEFDGRGRIFLKDRACRLETAVRVPSLEKLASVLPFEMADPHLSGSLDLTASIDGPWAAPDITFTANGRRIGWKDFIRADKCRVNGVWQGGMDQFHLSDTVDVEGLRIDGARFPALHLKKSLTLDAAVIELEGTGPGGEKMVLNARVAKWLAPEKQVTIHQMALSAFDQPALVNDRPIFIRINRDRLEIGDMHLNSGQASVDVAGALPLSGTGDMALEFGLMNLDLSRIMGVWGLQEALGGMLSGRIKVNGTTDEPALDAELSLKHCDCYGIKVSEIAGSVDYRSGKANLAFTGFQNDQELFSTKGRIQTEISLIPFKFNPRQSLVDLHATLSGLKLSDIPMLKHSEAGFDGTLSGQADILGSPIQPKISGRLDLTDGYLNFSDQGLTYETLEAQLRFSPERVIISDARIAGDREGSLKINGQAGLEGFSLGNFDVHIAGRDFYVPYRRGADVRVRPDLHLAGSLSKPELSGEVKITQGRVDLDLFLEKQPSEIRVIELPKAENGMLRIPDKSPARLKLIDPLAADISVIIPGKMWFRGKDQIVEIAGNIDLKKEPGGQFLIYGPLNVVRGTYRFRGKLFEITQGEINFIGQETVNPPVRFQAETEIQDVTIIIHLSGTFQQLNLEFESIPAMEQVDIISYLAFGRPSAELSSEESFKAEQAALSITGQLAADELRQLLGDVLYIDYLNISTGSGDLRQGSVAMGKYVTPKVFVTYRQGFSEESPRRLEVDYEINRHFSIETQIDEEQTAGADLIWNYEF, from the coding sequence TTGAACAAAGAACAGACAAAACGAAAACTTAGGCCCTGGATGGTGGTTACCGGCGGTTTACTGGCCCTGATTGTCTGCGGCCTGCTTTTACTGCAGTCGCCGCTGGTTTTGAGCCGGGTGGAGCAGGGCATTAAAAATGCGGTTGAGTCAAGGCTTAAGGTCCGGTTTCATATCGGCAAATTAAGCGGTAACCCCCTTGCCGGGCTGACGCTGCATGATGTTCGGTTTGTGGACCCTGTTTCTGAAACCGCGGTCTTTTCGATCGATCGGATTGAGGCTGCCTACAGCCTGCCCATGCTGCTTGCCGGGGTTTTTCGGGTCAATCATCTGGCGGTTGACGGATTAAGCGCGGATATCCGTCAGTTTAATGAGCGTCACTGGAATCTATGGGCGTTTACGCCCAGGAAAAATAATGCAGACAGCCCGGATGACAGCGGGTCGAATGATTTATCCATTAATATCCGGGACCTGGTCCTGACCAATGCCACATTAACCATTGCCCCGTTAAATGATTCAAACGGGCGGTTCCGCAAGTTTCGATCCGCTGAGTGCCGAACCGATCTCAAAATCGGCAAAACCATACAGGCAGATATCGGTCATCTGGCATTTGATATGGCAGCGCCCCGTATTTCCGTGATCAAAAGTTCAATGCGGGTGGATTATGATTATCAGAATGCGGATATCAAAGTTAAAAACGGCCGGGTTGAAACCCGCCAATCCGAGATACGGATTGACAGCCGTATCCGGTTTGTTCCGAATGGCCCGAGATACGATGTGGCTGCGGATTTTGGAAGTCTGGCGGTGGCTGAGCTAAGCCGGCTGTTTGCCGCTGATTCGGCGGAACAAGGCAAATTTTCCGGTCGGCTGCAGTTTTCCGGACTCCCGGGAGACCTTTCCCATGATCTGCTGCTTCGCTATTCAGAAAGTGAAATCAAAAGTAGCGGCCGCTTGAATCTGGAAAGCTTTAAAGACACCGGGATGGATATAACCGGCACCATGCGCCGGTTTAATCCGGCAAAATTTCCGTTTCTCGAATTAAAGCAGGTGCCCGGCACTATTGATGCGGCCTTTGTTTTTAAGGGCAGCCACCTCGGCCAGGCAAGCCGCAAGGGCCGGTTGGATATGGCGGTTGACAGCGCGGAAGTTTTTGACAGACCCATCGACCAGGCGGAGATCAGGGCGAAGTTTCTGGGCGGCGATCTGATGATCTCTCAGGTTTCCGCCCAAACCCCCTATGGGGATATCTCCGGCACCGGCAATATCACCGGGCTTTTGGATGCAGAAAAAGACAAGCGGTTTGACATAACAGGCACCCTGCAGGCGCTCAGGCCGGCCGCCATTTTCCCGCAATCACTGCCGGATTTGGCGACAGAACTCAACTTAAAATTTAAAGCCTATGCCTTTCTGCCCCAAACATTTTCCCTGGCAGAAAGTTTTGTCCGGGTAAGCGCTGACATACAGCCCTCTGTTATCTACGATGCGGCCGTTACACAGGGCCGTGTCTCAGCCCTTTTGGAGCCGCATCAAATCACTGTGGATCACCTGTCGGTTGAGGCGGATGCCGGTGAATTTGACGGCCGGGGCCGGATCTTTCTAAAAGACCGCGCCTGCCGGCTTGAGACGGCCGTGCGGGTTCCAAGTTTAGAAAAGCTCGCTTCCGTATTGCCGTTTGAGATGGCGGATCCCCATTTATCCGGAAGCCTTGATTTGACGGCAAGTATTGATGGCCCGTGGGCGGCCCCGGATATCACGTTTACGGCGAACGGGCGGCGCATTGGCTGGAAGGATTTCATCAGGGCGGATAAGTGCCGGGTTAACGGGGTTTGGCAGGGGGGGATGGATCAGTTTCATCTCTCGGACACGGTTGATGTGGAAGGGCTTAGAATTGACGGCGCCCGGTTCCCGGCCCTTCATCTGAAAAAGAGTTTAACCCTGGATGCGGCGGTAATCGAGCTTGAAGGGACGGGGCCGGGTGGTGAAAAGATGGTGTTAAATGCGAGGGTGGCTAAGTGGCTGGCACCGGAAAAGCAGGTGACTATCCATCAAATGGCGCTTTCCGCGTTTGATCAGCCGGCTTTGGTAAATGACCGGCCGATTTTTATCCGCATCAACCGGGACCGTCTCGAGATCGGGGATATGCATTTAAATTCCGGGCAGGCCAGCGTGGATGTGGCCGGGGCACTGCCTTTGTCCGGAACCGGGGACATGGCCCTTGAATTCGGGCTGATGAATCTTGATTTAAGCCGGATCATGGGCGTCTGGGGTTTGCAGGAGGCGCTTGGCGGCATGCTTTCCGGCCGGATCAAAGTAAATGGTACAACAGATGAGCCGGCACTGGATGCGGAGCTATCCCTTAAACACTGTGACTGTTACGGGATAAAAGTATCCGAGATCGCCGGATCCGTCGATTATCGCAGCGGAAAAGCCAACCTGGCGTTTACCGGGTTTCAAAATGATCAGGAACTTTTTAGCACCAAAGGCCGCATTCAAACAGAGATCTCTTTAATCCCATTTAAATTCAATCCCCGGCAAAGCCTGGTGGACCTTCATGCGACGCTTTCCGGGCTTAAGCTGTCTGATATCCCCATGCTGAAACATTCCGAGGCCGGGTTTGACGGCACGCTTTCCGGGCAGGCAGATATTCTGGGCAGCCCGATCCAGCCGAAAATATCCGGCCGGCTGGATCTGACAGACGGGTATCTGAATTTCAGTGATCAGGGCCTCACCTATGAAACGCTTGAGGCGCAGCTCCGGTTCTCCCCGGAACGCGTCATCATTTCTGATGCCCGCATTGCCGGGGATAGGGAGGGCAGTCTTAAAATAAACGGACAGGCCGGGCTGGAGGGCTTTTCCCTGGGCAATTTTGATGTTCATATAGCCGGCCGGGATTTTTACGTGCCCTACCGCAGAGGGGCGGATGTCAGGGTGCGCCCGGATCTTCATCTTGCCGGCAGCCTCTCAAAGCCTGAGCTGAGCGGCGAGGTGAAAATCACCCAGGGACGCGTGGATTTGGATTTGTTTCTGGAAAAGCAGCCCTCGGAGATTCGGGTGATTGAGCTGCCTAAAGCCGAAAACGGGATGCTCCGGATTCCGGATAAGAGCCCGGCCCGGCTTAAGCTGATTGATCCGCTGGCCGCTGATATTTCAGTTATCATTCCCGGTAAAATGTGGTTCCGCGGCAAGGATCAGATCGTGGAAATTGCCGGGAATATTGACCTGAAAAAAGAGCCCGGCGGGCAGTTTCTGATTTACGGGCCTTTAAATGTGGTCCGGGGGACATACCGATTCCGCGGCAAGCTGTTTGAGATCACCCAGGGCGAGATCAACTTTATCGGTCAGGAAACCGTTAATCCGCCTGTCCGGTTTCAGGCGGAGACGGAAATACAGGACGTCACCATTATTATCCATTTAAGCGGGACGTTTCAGCAGTTAAACCTTGAGTTCGAGAGCATCCCGGCCATGGAGCAGGTGGATATCATTTCTTATCTCGCCTTTGGCCGGCCTAGCGCCGAGCTTTCATCCGAGGAAAGTTTTAAAGCGGAGCAGGCCGCGCTGAGCATTACCGGCCAGCTCGCTGCAGATGAGCTCCGGCAGTTGCTGGGGGATGTCCTGTATATTGATTATTTAAACATCAGCACCGGCAGCGGGGATCTTCGTCAGGGGTCGGTGGCCATGGGCAAATACGTCACCCCCAAAGTATTTGTCACCTACCGTCAGGGGTTTTCAGAAGAAAGCCCCCGCCGGCTGGAAGTTGACTATGAGATCAACCGGCACTTCAGCATCGAAACCCAGATTGACGAAGAGCAGACGGCCGGGGCAGATCTTATCTGGAATTATGAATTTTAA
- a CDS encoding BamA/TamA family outer membrane protein: MPKTDSAAIRWLWIAPVLFLFVYLAPEAGADASRFIVGDVNFSGVSRIDKKALAASLAANSPPVWKFWKKHPVVSRQTLSDDVLRIEQFYRSQGYYQASADYTLKCPEKCQETQRAPAAENTAENGAAAPERKSLCRCDVLFQITEGKPVRLRSIDLICKNPIPMVSRSRIKAVLPFNTGDIFTAGEYERAKKVIRELLGNKGYPFARVEGEAVVRLANHSAEVSFTVDPGKRYYFGDINISGHEGYIAPTVIERSLAFRPGKQYEARALDESRRNLFDLRVFQTAVIEPGEPDETGHTVPVNIRVKPRKQHNLRLGVGYGTEDGLRLRGAWSYRNLSGHADRFSISAKRSDLKETFQGEYFYPYFLSARNNLTVKSGYEENEAEFYTLRKIFLTADLLHQLGNQWSARLGYGLTGNRPESIDILEMDGDYEINENYRISNMRLELERNTVTNALNPSDGTVFSIGVEKASQYLGSEIDYTRPGIETRAYIPLPWQMVLAGRLRMSYIEAAEDTDEIPIFKQLFLGGSKTVRGYAYQQLGVVDSDDNVLAAGGLSSLNANIELRYPIYKKFSGVAFVDMGLLDNEAFRYNLNRMRYTGGLGLRYNTIIGPIQVDVGYKFNPPDNAKSDDPEIQSLADADRWRLHINIGQAF, encoded by the coding sequence TTGCCAAAGACTGATTCCGCCGCGATCCGGTGGCTGTGGATTGCGCCTGTTCTGTTTCTTTTTGTATATCTGGCCCCGGAGGCGGGGGCTGATGCGTCCCGCTTTATCGTCGGAGATGTTAATTTTTCCGGGGTCTCGCGTATCGATAAAAAGGCCCTGGCCGCATCCCTTGCTGCCAACTCGCCGCCTGTATGGAAATTCTGGAAAAAACACCCGGTCGTCTCCCGGCAGACCCTTTCCGATGATGTGCTGAGAATTGAGCAGTTTTATCGGAGTCAGGGCTATTATCAGGCATCTGCGGATTATACGCTCAAGTGTCCGGAAAAATGCCAGGAAACGCAGAGGGCGCCGGCCGCTGAAAACACAGCGGAAAATGGCGCTGCCGCCCCCGAGCGCAAATCCCTGTGCCGCTGCGATGTGCTGTTTCAGATAACCGAGGGCAAACCGGTGCGCCTCCGATCGATCGATTTGATTTGTAAAAATCCCATACCCATGGTGTCCCGGTCCCGGATCAAGGCGGTGCTGCCGTTTAACACCGGGGATATATTTACCGCCGGAGAGTATGAGCGCGCCAAAAAGGTCATCCGGGAGCTGCTGGGCAATAAGGGATATCCGTTTGCCCGGGTAGAAGGGGAGGCGGTGGTCAGGCTGGCCAATCATTCGGCAGAGGTAAGCTTTACCGTGGATCCGGGCAAACGGTATTATTTCGGGGATATCAACATTTCCGGCCATGAAGGCTACATCGCGCCAACGGTCATCGAGCGGTCGCTGGCATTTCGGCCCGGAAAGCAGTACGAAGCCAGGGCCCTGGATGAAAGCCGCAGGAACCTGTTTGATCTGCGCGTATTTCAGACCGCCGTAATTGAGCCGGGCGAGCCGGACGAAACGGGCCATACGGTGCCGGTAAACATCCGGGTTAAACCCCGGAAGCAGCACAACCTCCGCCTCGGGGTGGGATACGGCACTGAGGATGGCCTGCGGCTGCGGGGTGCCTGGAGCTATCGGAATCTGTCCGGCCACGCGGACCGGTTTTCCATCAGTGCCAAGCGCTCGGACCTTAAAGAGACGTTTCAGGGGGAATATTTTTACCCGTATTTTTTAAGCGCCCGAAACAATCTTACCGTAAAAAGCGGGTATGAAGAGAATGAGGCGGAGTTTTACACGCTTCGCAAGATTTTTCTCACCGCCGATCTTCTGCATCAGCTGGGCAACCAATGGAGCGCCCGGCTGGGCTACGGCCTGACGGGCAACCGACCCGAAAGTATCGATATATTAGAAATGGACGGCGATTATGAGATTAACGAGAACTACCGGATTTCAAATATGCGGCTGGAGCTGGAGCGAAATACCGTGACCAACGCATTAAATCCTTCGGATGGGACGGTTTTTAGCATCGGCGTGGAAAAAGCGTCCCAATACCTGGGCTCTGAGATCGACTACACCCGGCCCGGCATCGAAACCCGGGCCTATATTCCCCTGCCGTGGCAGATGGTGCTGGCCGGCCGTCTGCGGATGAGCTATATTGAGGCTGCCGAAGATACGGATGAAATTCCGATTTTTAAACAGCTCTTTCTGGGCGGCAGCAAAACCGTCCGGGGGTATGCCTATCAGCAGCTCGGTGTGGTGGACAGTGACGACAATGTTCTCGCAGCCGGCGGATTGTCTTCGCTAAATGCCAATATTGAGCTTAGGTATCCCATATATAAAAAATTTTCAGGGGTTGCGTTTGTGGATATGGGGCTGCTGGATAATGAAGCCTTCCGGTATAATTTGAACCGCATGCGATATACCGGCGGGCTGGGGCTGAGGTATAATACGATAATCGGTCCGATACAGGTGGATGTGGGCTATAAGTTTAATCCACCGGATAACGCAAAAAGCGATGATCCGGAGATCCAGAGTCTGGCCGACGCAGACCGGTGGCGGCTGCACATAAATATCGGGCAGGCGTTTTAA
- a CDS encoding YihY/virulence factor BrkB family protein encodes MSRQTNYQGIRNKLASRMQQVAGFMRADVWQDPEEAGQLKLLFYQTIRVFLLTINRLRDQMILLRASALSYSTLLAIIPLLAIAFSMMKGLGVHSRIEHLLVNYLTAEQEEVTGKIIEYISKTDFKALGAFGTGLLIIAVLMMLSNVERTFNDLWGVTRDRRIARKISDYISVLILGPLLMVIATAMMTTVSSHTLVQTLSRYEVFEQFFVLFNTILPHAALWIAFTAMYILMPNTRVRFLPALIAGIICGSIWEFAFRIYTDFNIGVARYNTIYGTFAALPIFIIWLYISWVIVLIGAQMSYAIQNVRAHQQRFRTYSVGQEQREEMAVNIMLKIVEQFHHGKPPLTPDTLSKSLSIPVRLVREIIDQLSAKGLVQELYADDPRFQPAKNPGLISALDVCKAMRSGGEAAWHVSEKTANQALEKLIQEKQSTEAQQLGTVSMLDLVNRSNGIAKD; translated from the coding sequence ATGAGCCGACAAACCAATTATCAGGGCATCCGGAATAAATTGGCAAGCCGCATGCAGCAGGTGGCCGGATTTATGCGGGCGGACGTCTGGCAGGACCCGGAAGAAGCGGGCCAGCTTAAACTCCTTTTTTATCAGACCATCCGGGTTTTTTTATTGACTATAAACCGCCTGCGGGATCAGATGATTCTCCTCCGGGCCTCGGCGCTTTCCTACAGCACGCTGCTGGCCATCATTCCCCTCCTGGCCATCGCATTTTCCATGATGAAGGGCCTGGGGGTCCACAGCCGGATTGAGCACCTGCTGGTCAACTATTTAACGGCTGAGCAGGAAGAGGTAACCGGCAAGATCATCGAATACATCTCCAAAACGGATTTCAAGGCGCTTGGGGCTTTCGGCACCGGGCTTTTGATCATTGCGGTGCTGATGATGCTCTCCAATGTGGAGCGGACCTTCAATGATTTATGGGGGGTGACCCGGGACCGGCGGATTGCCCGTAAAATTTCCGATTATATCAGCGTATTGATCCTGGGGCCTTTGCTGATGGTCATTGCAACCGCCATGATGACCACCGTATCTTCGCATACCCTAGTTCAGACGCTTTCCCGCTATGAAGTGTTCGAGCAGTTCTTTGTGCTGTTTAACACCATACTTCCGCATGCGGCGCTTTGGATCGCATTTACCGCCATGTATATTCTGATGCCCAATACCCGGGTGCGGTTTCTGCCGGCGCTGATTGCCGGCATTATCTGCGGCAGCATATGGGAGTTCGCCTTCCGGATTTATACGGATTTCAACATCGGCGTGGCCCGGTATAATACCATCTACGGAACCTTTGCCGCCCTGCCGATTTTTATCATCTGGCTCTATATCAGCTGGGTGATTGTGCTGATCGGCGCGCAGATGTCGTATGCCATCCAAAACGTGCGCGCCCATCAACAGCGATTCAGAACCTATAGTGTGGGCCAGGAGCAGCGCGAAGAGATGGCGGTAAACATCATGCTCAAAATCGTTGAGCAATTCCACCACGGAAAGCCGCCGCTGACGCCGGATACCCTGTCCAAATCCCTTTCCATCCCCGTGCGCCTGGTCAGGGAAATTATCGATCAGTTATCGGCAAAAGGCCTTGTTCAGGAGTTATACGCAGACGACCCCCGGTTCCAGCCCGCCAAAAACCCCGGCCTGATCAGTGCATTGGATGTCTGCAAGGCCATGCGCAGCGGCGGGGAAGCCGCCTGGCATGTTTCGGAAAAAACGGCAAACCAGGCGCTTGAAAAACTGATTCAGGAAAAGCAGTCCACCGAGGCCCAACAATTGGGCACTGTCTCAATGCTCGATCTGGTAAACAGGAGTAACGGGATTGCCAAAGACTGA
- a CDS encoding rubredoxin, producing the protein MKKYECPCGYVYDPDEGDAESNISAGTKFEDLPEDWVCPKCFAEQEYFEELD; encoded by the coding sequence ATGAAAAAATACGAATGCCCGTGCGGCTATGTTTATGACCCGGATGAAGGTGATGCGGAAAGCAATATTTCGGCGGGAACAAAGTTCGAGGATCTGCCGGAAGACTGGGTCTGTCCCAAGTGCTTTGCCGAACAGGAGTACTTTGAAGAACTCGATTAG